TTAATAATTACATTTGCACCATATTCTTGAAAAAGTTGTGCAGCGGCCTGTCCGCTTTTAGCCAGACCCAATACAAGCACGGTTTTATCCTTATAGAAACTGGGATGTTCCATTAATTACAGCCCCTTAATAAATATATAGTCCAATACCAGCTAACATTAAACCTGCCAACCAAAATGAAATTACAACTCTCCACTCGGACCAACCGCTTAATTCAAAATGGTGGTGAATGGGGCTCATTTTAAAGACACGTTTACCCGTGGTTTTGAATGAAATGACTTGTATAATTACGGATAAATTCTCAATGACAAACACCCCGCCAATGACCACTAATAAAAGCTCTGTTTTCGTAAGTATTGCAACAGCCGCCAAACCACCGCCGATACTTAATGATCCTGTATCACCCATAAACACTTTTGCTGGATGTGCATTAAATACTAAAAAGCCTAAAACAGCACCAATCATCGCTGCACAAAAAACAGCTGTTTCAAACTGCGTGTTCATCATAGAGATGATCGCAAAAGCACCGAATGCAATTGCACTTGTACCAGATACTAATCCATCCAAGCCATCTGTTAAGTTAACCGCATTGGTTGTACCTAGTAACACGATAATTATAAATAGATAGTAAAACCAGCTTAAGTTTATACTTATGTCAGCAATAGGTATATGTAGAGCTGTGCTGAAGTCCATAGAACTCAATAATACACAAATTAAAATGGATACAAAAAGTTGTCCAAGTAGTTTTTGCTTAGCACTTAAACCCATCGAACGCTTAAATACAATTTTAATGTAATCATCAAGGAAACCAATTAATCCAAAACCGAAAGTCGAAATGATTAAAATATAAAATTCCATACCAAAGTGATCTGAAAATCTATAGAATGAAATTGACAGGGCTAAAAGGATGATGATTCCTCCCATCGTTGGTGTCCCTTTTTTCTTTAAATGCCCCTGTGGTCCTTCAGTTCTAATTTGTTGTCCAAATTTTAACCTCCGCAGGATGGGAATAAATAGTGGTCCTGTAATCAAAGCTAGTACGAATGAGACCCCTATTGTCCAATACATAATATTATAATCCACAGACCCTGCCTCCTTATCTATTTTTCAACTCACTGACGACATCTTCTAGTTTCATCCCGCGTGAGCCTTTAATTAAAATTACATCTTTTTTTGTTACAACTGTTAATAGTTCTTTTAATAGCTTTTCCTTTTCTTCAAATGATTTAACATGATCAGTTGAATAAAAATTTAATGCTTCTAAAGCTGCCTCTTTCCCCAAATTTCCATACGTAAAAACATAGTCTATTCGTTGGGGATCAAGTCTGCGTCCAATGTCTCGATGCAGCTCTTTTTCATTCTCACCTAATTCCAACATGTCGCCTATTACAATTATTTTATGTTGATATCCCTCTAATTCTTCCAACATTTCTATTGCTGCTTTTAATGCATTCGGACTAGAGTTATATGCATCATTTATGATCGCAAATCCAGAATTGGATTGAATTTTTTGTGTCCTCATACTGGAAACTTTGAGATGATTTAATCCCTTGATAATATCTTCTTTTTTTATATCTAGAGATTGACTAACAGCAATAGCTGCCGTAGCGTTCATAACATTGTGTTTTCCTATTAATGGTATGTAATAATCCATCGGTTGTGAATGATTTATGCCAAAATGCACCCCATCTTGTTCCATCTTAATATGAGTAGGATATATTTCATTCGACTCCTTCTTACCAAAACGAATTCGTTTTGTGGAAAGAGGTAAGTCATACCCAAAATCAGAAATATTCTTAAGTAAAGGTTCATCACCTGGATATATAAATACTCCCTCTTGTTTCAATCCATTTATGATTTCTAACTTTGCTTTTGCAATTTCTTCTCTGGATCCTAACTGAAGCAAATGAGCTTCTCCTATATTAGTAATAATTGCTATTTCTGGCTCAGCCAATTTACTTAATAATTCGATTTCTCCCCTGCCACTCATCCCCATTTCAAGAACTGCAAATTGAGTATCTTCCTTCATTTGTAGCAATGTGAGCGGTAAACCAATCTGATTATTAAAATTACCCTCTGTTTTATGAACTTTATAGGTGGTAGATAAAATAGCAGCAATCATGTCTTTAGTCGTTGTTTTCCCATTGCTTCCCGTAATGGCTATTACCCTTACCTCAACCTGTTTCATATATTGCTTAGCAAGTTCCTGTAAAGCTAATAACGTATCCTCTACAAAAATAAGTGGTATATTATCAGGGGGGGATTCATGATCCTTCTGCCATAATGAAGCTGCCGCCCCCCTGTGGATTGCCTCTTCAACAAACAGATGTCCATCAAAATTTTCGCCAACTAGTGGAATAAACAAACTTCCTTGATTTATATGCCTTGAGTCTGTTGATACCCCATGAATGATAGCTGGAGAATTTATCTGTGTAAATTGTTCTACTTGTAACATACGGATTATATCATCATATGCTCGGATCATCATTTATTATACTCCTTATCACATTCTTTGCTACTAATCTATCGTCAAAATCTTTTTTTATCCCTTGAACTTCCTGATATGTTTCATGACCTTTACCAGCGATTAACAAAACATCCTTTGCATTAGCATTTGAAATCGCTTGGTTAATCGCCTGATGACGATCTTCAATCAGTTCATATTGACTTCTTGTCATTCCTGAGTTTATGATCCCTTTCTCTATATCCAATAAAATATGAATCGGATTCTCTGTACGAGGGTTATCTGAAGTGACATATACATAATCACAATATTTTGCCGCAATCTGCCCCATTAAAGGTCGTTTCGTACGATCTCTATCTCCTCCACAACCGAAAACACAGATGATATTACCTTCAGCAAACTCAGAAATTGTTTTTAAAGCATTTTCAAGGCTATCTGGAGTATGTGAATAATCAACAATGACTAAATAATCTTGATTTTCATATACAGACTCAAATCGTCCATCGATCCCTTTTATCTGCTCCAGGCTTTCTTTGATTTCTTCTAAAGCAATTCCCTCTATAACTGACGCCGTTATCGCAGCTAAAGCATTGTATATATTGAATTTACCAATAAGTTGAAGATGAAAATCCAATGTTCCAGCATATGAAATGACTTTAAAGTTGGTCCCTTTTGAAGTAATACGGATATCTGTTGCTCGAACATCAACATCTTCCTGATCAATGCCGTATGTAAATACTTCAGCTGTTGTAATTTTCTTGAAATAATTAGATGCTGGATCATCTCCGTTTAATACAGCATATTTTTTGAATTCAAAATTATCAGAAAAGGTATTTCCAAATCTAGAAAACAATAAACCCTTAGACTGTTTATATT
The window above is part of the Chengkuizengella sediminis genome. Proteins encoded here:
- the mraY gene encoding phospho-N-acetylmuramoyl-pentapeptide-transferase translates to MDYNIMYWTIGVSFVLALITGPLFIPILRRLKFGQQIRTEGPQGHLKKKGTPTMGGIIILLALSISFYRFSDHFGMEFYILIISTFGFGLIGFLDDYIKIVFKRSMGLSAKQKLLGQLFVSILICVLLSSMDFSTALHIPIADISINLSWFYYLFIIIVLLGTTNAVNLTDGLDGLVSGTSAIAFGAFAIISMMNTQFETAVFCAAMIGAVLGFLVFNAHPAKVFMGDTGSLSIGGGLAAVAILTKTELLLVVIGGVFVIENLSVIIQVISFKTTGKRVFKMSPIHHHFELSGWSEWRVVISFWLAGLMLAGIGLYIY
- a CDS encoding UDP-N-acetylmuramoyl-tripeptide--D-alanyl-D-alanine ligase, encoding MMIRAYDDIIRMLQVEQFTQINSPAIIHGVSTDSRHINQGSLFIPLVGENFDGHLFVEEAIHRGAAASLWQKDHESPPDNIPLIFVEDTLLALQELAKQYMKQVEVRVIAITGSNGKTTTKDMIAAILSTTYKVHKTEGNFNNQIGLPLTLLQMKEDTQFAVLEMGMSGRGEIELLSKLAEPEIAIITNIGEAHLLQLGSREEIAKAKLEIINGLKQEGVFIYPGDEPLLKNISDFGYDLPLSTKRIRFGKKESNEIYPTHIKMEQDGVHFGINHSQPMDYYIPLIGKHNVMNATAAIAVSQSLDIKKEDIIKGLNHLKVSSMRTQKIQSNSGFAIINDAYNSSPNALKAAIEMLEELEGYQHKIIVIGDMLELGENEKELHRDIGRRLDPQRIDYVFTYGNLGKEAALEALNFYSTDHVKSFEEKEKLLKELLTVVTKKDVILIKGSRGMKLEDVVSELKNR
- a CDS encoding UDP-N-acetylmuramoyl-L-alanyl-D-glutamate--2,6-diaminopimelate ligase, producing the protein MLLKEFASLLKLSNLHGDPDTVITGIKTDSRKVKSGDLFICIVGHRVDGHEFAEQAVQNGAAALVVQQDGEWNIPIILVKDSRYAMAVFASAFYQYPSHKLKLIGVTGTNGKTTTTYLIEKILRDQSHRTGLMGTIQMKIDDQSYCVENTTLEALELQRSLDLMQKNNIDYCIMEVSSHALEMGRVIGCHYRTAIFTNLTQDHLDYHGTMEKYKQSKGLLFSRFGNTFSDNFEFKKYAVLNGDDPASNYFKKITTAEVFTYGIDQEDVDVRATDIRITSKGTNFKVISYAGTLDFHLQLIGKFNIYNALAAITASVIEGIALEEIKESLEQIKGIDGRFESVYENQDYLVIVDYSHTPDSLENALKTISEFAEGNIICVFGCGGDRDRTKRPLMGQIAAKYCDYVYVTSDNPRTENPIHILLDIEKGIINSGMTRSQYELIEDRHQAINQAISNANAKDVLLIAGKGHETYQEVQGIKKDFDDRLVAKNVIRSIINDDPSI